A genomic window from Corticium candelabrum chromosome 8, ooCorCand1.1, whole genome shotgun sequence includes:
- the LOC134183359 gene encoding uncharacterized protein LOC134183359, which translates to MKKPNSRHPDYTRVEPLCVSSTSRFCCLESRLASLLIGSLYAVYNAVLIVVCALILADGSLRAYLTRTIYDSVDGSSNVFEDTDDDQVDGRFSWSFYFYGITDLSYAQFDYWFTLWIRSQLSLAVFVLSLSLSLVYGIAAVQPCCLMPFYIWGIFDVGFTCLAVFHYTDYPTASYEFWAAVVLTLVIFVKLYWLSCIWVTYQETVSVRKRNLAQQRNVTKKVDLEMGKMTHYGVYKTYVEPVTSKQLDV; encoded by the exons ATGAAGAAACCGAATTCGAGGCACCCAGACTACACACGGGTCGAGCCTTTATGCGTCTCGTCGACGTCTCGTTTCTGCTGTCTCGAATCAAGGCTAGCCAGCCTGTTGATCGGTAGCCTCTACGCG GTGTACAATGCGGTGCTCATAGTCGTGTGCGCGCTCATACTTGCTGATGGGAGTCTGCGAGCGTATCTGACGAGGACGATTTACGACAGCGTCGATGGCAGCTCGAATGTGTTTGAGGACACGGACGACGATCAGGTTGACGGAAGATTCTCATGGTCTTTCTATTTCTACGGAATCACTGATCTCAGTTACGCCCAGTTCG ATTACTGGTTTACACTTTGGATCAGAAGTCAACTCAGTCTGGCAGTatttgtcttgtctttgtctctATCACTAGTGTACGGAATTGCAGCT GTACAGCCATGCTGTCTCATGCCATTTTATATATGGGGTATTTTTGACGTTGGCTTTACTTGCCTAGCTGTGTTCCATTACACAGACTACCCGACTGCTTCT TATGAATTTTGGGCTGCAGTTGTTCTTACTCTGGTGATCTTCGTCAAG TTGTATTGGTTGTCTTGCATTTGGGTAACATATCAAGAAACTGTGAGTGTGAGGAAAAGGAATCTGGCACAGCAGCGAAACGTCACGAAGAAAGTGGATTTGGAGATG GGCAAAATGACTCATTATGGAGTGTACAAGACATATGTTGAACCAGTCACTTCAAAGCAGCTTGATGTTTGA